The following proteins are encoded in a genomic region of Paenibacillus sp. FSL R7-0273:
- a CDS encoding Ger(x)C family spore germination protein yields MKRSKPGLCPFIIMLLVIPLLLTGCWDSVELNRRAIVSGVAIDRGEGEAEKYVLSFQVIVAEEISGENARGISPVALYTGKGRTMFEALANASRQTARFLSLAHVRVLVVSEKLAREGIKDMMDVLERESDTRLTSLVFVAKDQAARDILSTMTVFSKIPANDLVEKLDTTSKQFGYNFRLEVDDVIRGIQLRGGGPVINGVTTDGTREGADTNDNMKTIAPHAVIKVTDLAAFKDDRLKGWLTGDAALGTALLHNKIKGYPAVIRHPHEGYITFDVYQSQVELSVEGADPEHPVFIVKISQQAAIKESPNTLNLTSPNTLQALSQILIKDSRQKMKTAIEAAKKYNSDYIGFGQLMERSNPRGWKKVKDHWEDIFIHCEYRIDADAVIRHTDMRNNSFQVNP; encoded by the coding sequence ATGAAGAGGAGTAAACCTGGGCTGTGCCCGTTTATCATAATGCTGCTGGTAATTCCCCTTCTTTTAACCGGCTGCTGGGACAGCGTCGAGCTTAACCGGCGGGCCATCGTGTCAGGTGTAGCCATCGACAGGGGAGAGGGTGAGGCCGAAAAATATGTCCTTTCCTTTCAGGTTATTGTTGCTGAGGAAATTTCCGGGGAAAATGCGCGCGGAATCTCGCCGGTCGCTTTATACACCGGTAAAGGCCGCACAATGTTTGAGGCGCTGGCCAATGCGTCCCGTCAGACCGCCCGTTTCCTCTCGCTTGCCCATGTCAGAGTGCTGGTGGTTTCCGAAAAGCTGGCACGGGAGGGGATCAAGGACATGATGGATGTGCTCGAGCGGGAAAGTGATACCAGGCTGACCAGTCTGGTGTTTGTCGCCAAGGACCAGGCTGCCCGGGATATTCTGTCAACGATGACTGTGTTCAGCAAAATACCGGCTAATGATCTGGTGGAGAAGCTGGATACGACCTCTAAGCAGTTCGGCTATAACTTCCGTTTGGAGGTAGATGATGTCATCAGGGGGATTCAGCTCAGAGGGGGAGGGCCGGTTATTAACGGCGTTACTACTGACGGGACCCGTGAAGGCGCGGATACGAATGACAATATGAAGACGATCGCGCCGCATGCTGTCATTAAGGTGACAGATCTTGCCGCCTTTAAGGACGACCGGCTGAAGGGCTGGCTGACGGGGGATGCGGCTCTGGGTACTGCGCTTTTGCACAATAAAATCAAGGGCTATCCGGCAGTCATCCGGCATCCCCATGAAGGCTATATTACGTTTGACGTGTATCAGTCACAGGTAGAGCTTAGTGTCGAGGGGGCAGACCCGGAGCATCCGGTGTTCATTGTAAAAATCAGCCAGCAGGCGGCAATTAAGGAGAGTCCCAATACACTGAATCTGACCTCCCCGAATACACTTCAGGCTCTGTCGCAGATCCTTATAAAAGATTCCAGGCAGAAAATGAAGACTGCGATAGAGGCAGCCAAGAAATACAACAGTGATTACATCGGTTTTGGGCAATTAATGGAGCGCAGCAATCCGCGGGGCTGGAAAAAGGTTAAGGATCACTGGGAGGACATCTTTATCCATTGTGAATACAGAATCGATGCGGATGCCGTTATCCGGCACACCGATATGCGGAATAACTCTTTTCAGGTGAATCCTTAG
- a CDS encoding spore germination protein, translating to MNGRRQSPASQNKEEGLSGPESGTPGLTGALDEDIRKIRTALGGSPDLKVRKILVGKEHPIQAAAVHISGLADATAVNEFVIGSLLADQPSWLPEETGSQEAFPARLVQRVLELGDAQVTDEWNDLLLAVLSGDTAVLADGYTSAVICDTKGGETRAVEESSSQMVVRGPKDGFVESVATNISLIRRRIKSPKLRLEYTKIGTETQTHVAMLYMKEIAGEDLVAEARRRLNKISIDEVLESGFIEELIQDKTFTPFPTIYNSERPDVAAGNLLEGRVVIIVDGTPFVLILPAVFTQFFQSAEDYSQRFDIAILMRLVRYVSFIVLLLGPSVYIALTTYHYEMIPTTLLINLLSQRETVPFPAFVEALLMEGAFEILREAGVRMPRVIGQTVSVVGALILGSAVVEAGIITPIMVIVIALTGIASFAIPAYNMAIAGRIIRFGFLLLGGMFGFYGITLGLIVLVAHMNSLRSFGIPYLSPFVPLSVKGQKDTILRLPLWLMGRGKSAAQLRAEQPEYKRVTTGHEAGLAPLIRNNTTARRPEDKVGHHEEE from the coding sequence GGACACCCGGCTTAACAGGGGCTCTCGATGAGGACATCCGTAAGATCAGGACTGCGCTTGGCGGAAGCCCGGATCTGAAGGTGCGGAAAATACTGGTCGGAAAAGAGCATCCCATACAGGCAGCAGCAGTTCATATCAGCGGTCTGGCGGATGCAACTGCCGTCAATGAGTTCGTTATCGGCTCGTTACTGGCAGACCAGCCCTCCTGGCTGCCGGAAGAGACAGGCAGCCAGGAGGCATTTCCCGCACGGCTGGTTCAAAGAGTATTAGAGCTTGGCGACGCCCAGGTCACAGATGAATGGAATGATCTGCTGCTGGCCGTGCTATCAGGTGATACGGCTGTTCTCGCAGACGGATACACAAGTGCGGTTATCTGCGATACCAAAGGCGGCGAGACGCGCGCTGTAGAAGAGTCTTCCTCACAGATGGTAGTCCGCGGGCCGAAGGACGGTTTCGTGGAATCCGTGGCTACCAACATTTCTTTGATCCGGCGGCGGATTAAATCACCTAAGCTGCGGCTGGAGTATACCAAAATCGGTACAGAAACCCAGACGCATGTAGCGATGCTGTATATGAAGGAGATAGCCGGGGAAGATCTGGTGGCAGAGGCAAGACGCCGGCTGAACAAGATATCCATTGATGAGGTGCTGGAATCGGGCTTTATTGAAGAGCTGATTCAGGACAAGACGTTTACGCCGTTTCCGACCATTTATAATTCAGAGCGCCCGGACGTGGCAGCAGGGAATCTGCTGGAAGGACGTGTTGTCATTATCGTTGACGGTACACCGTTCGTGCTGATTCTTCCGGCGGTATTCACCCAGTTTTTCCAGTCTGCAGAAGACTACTCGCAACGCTTTGACATTGCAATTCTGATGCGGCTTGTCCGGTATGTAAGCTTCATCGTCCTGCTGCTTGGCCCGTCAGTATACATCGCACTTACAACCTATCATTACGAGATGATTCCGACTACCCTGCTTATTAATCTGCTCTCACAGCGGGAAACGGTGCCGTTCCCTGCCTTTGTGGAGGCCCTTCTGATGGAGGGGGCCTTTGAAATTCTGCGCGAGGCCGGGGTACGGATGCCGCGTGTCATCGGACAGACGGTTTCGGTGGTCGGGGCGCTCATTCTCGGCTCAGCGGTTGTAGAGGCCGGTATTATAACTCCCATTATGGTCATCGTTATCGCTCTGACCGGCATTGCCAGCTTTGCGATTCCTGCATACAACATGGCGATAGCCGGCCGGATTATCCGCTTCGGGTTCCTGCTCCTGGGCGGAATGTTCGGCTTCTACGGCATTACGCTTGGTCTTATTGTGCTGGTGGCGCATATGAACAGCCTGCGTTCATTCGGGATTCCGTATCTGTCCCCCTTTGTCCCGTTATCTGTGAAAGGGCAGAAGGATACCATCCTCCGACTTCCGCTCTGGCTGATGGGCAGGGGAAAATCAGCAGCTCAGCTAAGGGCGGAGCAGCCGGAATACAAACGTGTAACAACCGGGCATGAAGCGGGACTGGCTCCGCTTATCCGGAATAACACAACTGCACGCAGGCCAGAGGATAAGGTGGGGCATCATGAAGAGGAGTAA